Part of the Micromonospora rhizosphaerae genome is shown below.
GCTGGCGGTCGTACCAGGGGCGGTGATCGCGCCCGACCGCGTGGTGGTGGGTGATCGTCCCACCGTTCGCCACGATCGCCTCGCTGGCCGCAACCTTGATCTGGTCCCAGATCGCCACCTCGGCGCCCCTCCGTCCCGCGGCGTACACGGTGAAGTAGGGAGCCGGCCCGTCCGGGTACACGTGGGTGAACCGACAGGTGACCAGCGCCGGCGAGCCGTTGATGGCGATGCCGGCGTGAGCGACCGCGTCGATCACCGCGGCGTGCAGCGCGTCGAACCCCGCCCAGGTGCAGGCCGTTTCGAAGGTCTCCACCACGGCACCGAGCCGGGCCAGCGCGTCCCGCAGGTACGGCGCGGAGACGAATGTGTCCCGCCATTCGGCGACCGCATCCGGCGCGTCAGCGCGCATCTCCTTCTCGCGGGTCGGAGCATCCGGGTGGCCGCCACGGGCACGACAAAGCTGCACCGCCCGGTTCAGCGCCGAGTCGACCGGGTGGTCGGCCGACTCGAACCCGAGCAGCAAGCGGCAGGAGCCGTCTCTCACACCGGCACCCAGCATCGACTCCAGCCGGTCGAGCAGCCGGCAGTTGGCCGGCTGCAGTCCGGATTGCACCACGTCGCGCGTCGCCGCGACCGCATCGGCGTACTCCTCGAAGCGGACCGCGGCGGCGGCGCGGAACCGCGGGCGTGACTGCACCCGGACCCAGGCTTCGGTGATCACACCGAGCGTGCCCTCCGAGCCGAGCCAGAGCCGGTCGGGTGACGGGCCGGCCCCGCTGCCCGGCACCCGCAGTGACCCGGCGACGCCGGCCGGGGTCACGACCCGTACCGCCGCCACCAGGTCCTCGATGTGGGTGTGGCCGGTGGCGAAGTGTCCACCGGCTCGGGTGGCCAGCCACCCGCCGAGGGTGGAGAACTCGAAGCTCTGCGGAAAGTGGCGCAGCGTGAGTCCGGACGGGCGCAGCTGGTCCTCCAGCTCGGGGCCGAGCGTGCCGGCGCGAATGCGCGCAGCCCTGCTGATCTCGTCGACCTCCACCACACCGGAGAGTCCGGTCAGGTCGATGCTGAGCACCGGCCGCGACCGGTCCCGGCACTCCACCCCGCCCACCACGCTGGTCCCGCCGCCATAGGGCACCACCGCCACGTCGTCGGCCACGGCCCAGTCCAGCAGCGCGACCAGGTCGGCCTCGGAACGCGGGTACGCCACCAGGTCCGGCGCGTGGTCCAGCTCGCCGCGCAGGTTTCGCACCACGTCGCGGTAGGCCTTGCCGTGGGTGTGGGCGGCCCGGGTGAGCGGGTCGGTCCGGCAGAGTTCGGCGAGGCTCGCCGGCGGGGTGAGCCGCGGTTCGGGGAGCCCGAGGCCGGCCGGGTCCGGCACGCGCGCCAGCGTTCCGTCCAACGGGAGTCCGAAGGCGGCGACGCGGGCAGCCAACCGCCGGCTCGCCTCGGCGTCGAGGGCCCGGTCCGCCCACCCCCAGCCCCACCAGGAGCGGGGCCGGCTCACAGATCGCACCTGGCTGGTGGCGGTACGCTCCGACCGTCCAACACGGACTGAGCGTAGAGCGAGTGACCCAGGTCGACAACCGCCTGCGCGCCTGAGCTTCCGGCGTTTGCCGGACCGTCAGAGGTGAGTGGTCACGGCATGACGAGGCCGCCGTCGACGGGGACGGTCACTCCGGTGACGTACGAGGAGGCGTCGCTGGCCAGCCAGATCAGCGTGGCGGCGAGTTCCTCGTGCTCGCCGAGGCGGCCGGCCGGGGCCACCTGCTTGACCATCTCGAACGTCGCCGGCTGAAGCTGGTCGCTCATCTCGGACTGGAAGAAGCCGGGGGCGATGCAGTTGACCCGGATGCCCTTGCGGCCGGTCCACTGCGCGGCCAGGTCGCGGGTCAGCCCGATGATGCCGGCCTTGCTCGACGCGTACGCCGCCTGTGGGATGTTCGCCGGGCGCAGGCCGATGACGCTGGAGATGTTGACGATCGCGCCACCGTCGGTCGCGGCGCGAGCGAACGCCTGGGCCATCCAGTAGCTGCCCATGAGGTTCACGTCGATCACGGACCGGAACTGCTCCGGCGTCTCCCGGGTGGCGGGGACGGCCGTGCCGACGCCGGCGTTGTTGACCAGC
Proteins encoded:
- a CDS encoding FAD-binding oxidoreductase, producing the protein MSRPRSWWGWGWADRALDAEASRRLAARVAAFGLPLDGTLARVPDPAGLGLPEPRLTPPASLAELCRTDPLTRAAHTHGKAYRDVVRNLRGELDHAPDLVAYPRSEADLVALLDWAVADDVAVVPYGGGTSVVGGVECRDRSRPVLSIDLTGLSGVVEVDEISRAARIRAGTLGPELEDQLRPSGLTLRHFPQSFEFSTLGGWLATRAGGHFATGHTHIEDLVAAVRVVTPAGVAGSLRVPGSGAGPSPDRLWLGSEGTLGVITEAWVRVQSRPRFRAAAAVRFEEYADAVAATRDVVQSGLQPANCRLLDRLESMLGAGVRDGSCRLLLGFESADHPVDSALNRAVQLCRARGGHPDAPTREKEMRADAPDAVAEWRDTFVSAPYLRDALARLGAVVETFETACTWAGFDALHAAVIDAVAHAGIAINGSPALVTCRFTHVYPDGPAPYFTVYAAGRRGAEVAIWDQIKVAASEAIVANGGTITHHHAVGRDHRPWYDRQRPDPFALALRATKRALDPAGVLNPGVLVD
- a CDS encoding SDR family NAD(P)-dependent oxidoreductase → MDRFRLDGKVAVVTGASSGLGVSFARALAEAGADVVLGARRAERLPETGALVEAAGRRYVARATDVSKPEDCEALIATAIDTFGRVDVLVNNAGVGTAVPATRETPEQFRSVIDVNLMGSYWMAQAFARAATDGGAIVNISSVIGLRPANIPQAAYASSKAGIIGLTRDLAAQWTGRKGIRVNCIAPGFFQSEMSDQLQPATFEMVKQVAPAGRLGEHEELAATLIWLASDASSYVTGVTVPVDGGLVMP